From the Gossypium hirsutum chloroplast, complete genome genome, one window contains:
- the psaC gene encoding photosystem I subunit VII (9 kDa protein), which produces MSHSVKIYDTCIGCTQCVRACPTDVLEMIPWDGCKAKQIASAPRTEDCVGCKRCESACPTDFLSVRVYLWHETTRSMGLAY; this is translated from the coding sequence ATGTCACATTCAGTAAAAATTTATGATACATGTATTGGGTGTACTCAATGTGTCCGAGCCTGCCCCACCGATGTGTTAGAAATGATACCTTGGGATGGATGTAAAGCTAAGCAAATTGCTTCCGCTCCAAGAACAGAAGATTGTGTTGGTTGTAAGAGATGTGAATCCGCTTGTCCAACGGATTTCTTGAGCGTTCGAGTTTATTTATGGCATGAAACAACTCGAAGTATGGGTCTAGCTTATTGA
- the rps15 gene encoding ribosomal protein S15 yields the protein MVKNSFISVIFQEKKEENRGSAEFQIVSFTNKIRRLTSHLELHKKDYLSQRGLRKILGKRQRLLSYLSKTNKIRYKELIGELDIRESKNR from the coding sequence ATGGTAAAAAATTCATTCATCTCAGTTATTTTTCAAGAAAAAAAAGAAGAAAACAGGGGGTCTGCTGAATTTCAAATAGTTAGTTTCACCAATAAGATACGAAGACTTACTTCACATTTGGAATTGCACAAAAAAGACTATTTATCTCAGAGAGGTCTACGTAAAATTCTAGGAAAACGTCAACGACTGCTATCTTATTTATCAAAGACAAATAAAATACGTTATAAAGAATTAATTGGTGAGTTGGATATTCGGGAATCAAAAAATCGTTAA
- the ndhF gene encoding NADH dehydrogenase subunit 5: protein MEHADQYSWIIPFVPLPIPILIGMGLLLFPTATKNLRRMWAFPNILLLSIVMIFSLDLSIQQINGSSIYQYVWSWTINNDFSFEFGYFIDSLTSIMSILITTVGIFVLIYSDNYMSHDEGYLRFFAYMSLFNTSMLGLVTSCNLIQIYIFWELVGMCSYLLIGFWFTRPAAANACQKAFVTNRIGDFGLLLGILGFYWITGSFEFQDLFEIFNNLIYNNEVHFLFVTLCASLLFAGAVAKSAQFPLHVWLPDAMEGPTPISALIHAATMVAAGIFLVARLLPLFIVIPYIMNLISLIGIITVLLGATLALAQNDIKRGLAYSTMSQLGYMMLALGMGSYRAALFHLITHAYSKALLFLASGSIIHSMEAIVGYSPEKSQNMVFMGGLRKHVPVTQIAFLVGTLSLCGIPPLACFWSKDEILSDSWLYSPIFAIIAWSTAGLTAFYMFRIYLLTFEGHLNVHFQKYSGKKSSSFYSIKLWGKEEQKIINRNFRLFPLLTLTMNNNEQPYTIGGKKEARITITNFGYKKAFSYPHESDNTMLFPMLILLLFTLFVGAIAIPFNQEGMHLDILSKLLTPSINLLHQNSNDFEDSYQFFKNATFSVSIACFGIFTAFLLYKPFYSSVQNLNLLNSFVKRGPKRILLDKMIYLIYDWSYNRGYIDMFYSISLTKGIRGLAELTHFFDRRVIDGITNGVGITSFFVGESVKYLGGSRISFYLLLYLVYVFIFLVISYFILF, encoded by the coding sequence ATGGAGCATGCAGATCAATATTCATGGATCATACCTTTTGTTCCACTTCCCATTCCTATTTTAATAGGAATGGGACTCCTACTTTTTCCGACGGCAACAAAAAATCTTCGTCGTATGTGGGCTTTTCCCAATATTTTATTGTTAAGTATAGTTATGATTTTTTCGCTCGATCTGTCTATTCAGCAAATAAATGGAAGTTCTATCTATCAATATGTATGGTCTTGGACCATCAATAATGATTTTTCTTTCGAGTTTGGCTACTTTATTGATTCACTTACCTCTATTATGTCAATATTAATCACTACTGTTGGAATTTTTGTTCTTATTTATAGTGACAATTATATGTCTCATGATGAAGGATATTTGAGATTTTTTGCTTATATGAGTTTGTTCAATACTTCAATGTTGGGATTAGTTACTAGTTGTAATTTGATACAAATTTATATTTTTTGGGAATTAGTTGGAATGTGTTCTTATCTATTAATAGGTTTTTGGTTCACACGACCCGCTGCGGCAAACGCTTGTCAAAAAGCGTTTGTAACTAATCGGATAGGCGATTTTGGTTTATTATTAGGAATCTTAGGTTTTTATTGGATAACGGGAAGTTTCGAATTTCAAGATTTGTTCGAAATATTTAATAACTTGATTTATAATAATGAGGTTCATTTTTTATTTGTTACTTTATGTGCCTCTTTATTATTTGCCGGCGCAGTTGCTAAATCTGCGCAATTTCCTCTTCATGTATGGTTACCTGATGCCATGGAGGGGCCTACTCCTATTTCGGCTCTTATACATGCTGCCACTATGGTAGCTGCGGGAATTTTTCTTGTAGCCCGCCTGCTTCCTCTTTTTATAGTTATACCTTACATAATGAATCTAATATCTTTGATAGGTATAATAACGGTATTATTAGGGGCTACTTTAGCCCTTGCTCAAAACGATATTAAGAGGGGTTTAGCCTATTCTACAATGTCCCAACTGGGTTATATGATGTTAGCTCTAGGTATGGGGTCTTATCGAGCCGCTTTATTTCATTTGATTACTCATGCTTATTCGAAAGCGTTGTTGTTTTTAGCATCCGGATCGATTATTCATTCCATGGAAGCTATTGTTGGATATTCTCCAGAGAAAAGCCAGAATATGGTTTTTATGGGCGGTTTAAGAAAGCACGTGCCCGTTACCCAAATTGCTTTTTTAGTAGGTACACTTTCTCTTTGCGGTATTCCACCCCTTGCTTGTTTTTGGTCCAAAGATGAAATTCTTAGTGACAGTTGGTTGTATTCACCGATTTTTGCAATAATAGCTTGGTCCACTGCCGGATTAACAGCATTTTATATGTTTCGGATCTATTTACTTACTTTTGAAGGACATTTAAACGTTCATTTTCAAAAATATAGTGGCAAAAAAAGTAGCTCTTTCTATTCAATAAAACTATGGGGTAAAGAAGAGCAAAAAATAATTAACAGAAATTTTCGTTTATTTCCTTTATTAACATTAACAATGAATAACAACGAGCAGCCATATACAATTGGTGGAAAAAAAGAAGCTCGTATTACTATTACGAATTTTGGCTACAAGAAGGCTTTTTCTTATCCTCATGAATCAGATAATACTATGCTATTTCCTATGCTTATATTGCTTCTATTTACTTTATTTGTTGGAGCTATAGCAATTCCTTTTAATCAAGAAGGAATGCATTTGGATATATTATCAAAATTATTAACTCCATCTATAAATCTTTTACATCAAAATTCAAATGATTTTGAGGATTCGTATCAATTTTTTAAAAATGCAACTTTTTCAGTGAGTATAGCTTGTTTCGGAATATTTACAGCATTCCTTTTATATAAACCTTTTTATTCATCTGTACAAAATTTAAACTTACTAAATTCATTTGTGAAAAGGGGTCCTAAAAGAATTTTATTGGATAAAATGATATATTTGATATATGATTGGTCATATAATCGTGGTTACATAGATATGTTTTATTCAATATCCTTAACAAAAGGTATAAGAGGATTGGCCGAACTAACTCATTTTTTTGATAGGCGAGTAATCGATGGAATTACAAATGGAGTAGGCATTACAAGTTTTTTTGTGGGAGAAAGTGTAAAATATCTAGGGGGAAGTCGCATCTCGTTTTATCTATTATTGTATTTAGTTTATGTATTCATTTTTTTAGTAATTTCCTACTTTATTTTATTTTAA
- the ccsA gene encoding cytochrome c biogenesis protein: MIFSTLEHILTHISFSVVSIVITIHFLTLFLLVDEVVGLYDSSEKGMIVTFFCITGLLVTRWIYSGHFPLSDLYESLIFLSWGFSLIHMVSYLKFKKRKNNLSAITAPSAIFTQGFATSGLLTKMHQSAILAPALQSQWLMMHVSMMVLGYAALLCGSLLSVALLVITFRKAIKIIGENNNFSFSFGKIQYMNERSNVLLNTYFLSSKNYYRYQLTQQLDRWSYRIISLGFIFLTIGILSGAVWANEAWGSYWNWDPKETWAFITWTVFAIYFHTRTNTNLEGVNSALVASMGFLIIWICYFGVNLLGIGLHSYGSFTLN, encoded by the coding sequence ATGATTTTTTCAACTTTAGAGCATATATTAACTCATATATCTTTTTCAGTCGTTTCAATTGTAATTACAATTCATTTTTTAACCTTATTCTTATTAGTAGATGAAGTCGTAGGACTATATGATTCATCAGAAAAGGGCATGATAGTCACCTTTTTCTGTATAACAGGATTATTAGTCACTCGTTGGATTTATTCAGGACATTTCCCATTAAGTGATTTATATGAATCATTAATCTTTCTTTCATGGGGTTTCTCCCTTATTCATATGGTTTCCTATTTAAAATTTAAAAAGCGCAAAAATAATTTAAGTGCAATAACCGCACCAAGTGCTATTTTTACCCAAGGCTTTGCCACTTCGGGTCTTTTAACCAAAATGCATCAATCTGCAATATTAGCACCTGCTCTCCAATCCCAGTGGTTAATGATGCACGTAAGTATGATGGTATTAGGCTATGCAGCTCTTTTATGTGGATCATTATTATCAGTAGCTCTTCTAGTCATTACATTTCGAAAGGCCATAAAGATTATTGGTGAAAACAATAATTTTTCATTTTCGTTTGGGAAAATCCAATACATGAATGAAAGAAGCAATGTTTTACTAAACACTTATTTTCTTTCTTCTAAAAATTATTACAGATATCAATTGACTCAACAATTGGATCGTTGGAGTTATCGTATTATTAGTCTCGGGTTTATCTTTTTAACCATAGGAATTCTTTCGGGAGCCGTATGGGCTAATGAGGCGTGGGGATCATATTGGAATTGGGACCCCAAGGAAACTTGGGCGTTTATTACTTGGACCGTATTCGCGATTTATTTCCATACCCGAACAAATACAAATTTGGAAGGTGTAAATTCCGCACTTGTGGCTTCTATGGGATTTCTTATAATTTGGATATGCTATTTTGGGGTCAATCTATTAGGAATAGGTTTACATAGTTATGGTTCATTTACATTAAATTAA
- the ndhH gene encoding NADH dehydrogenase subunit 7, with the protein MNLSATEKDLMIVNMGPHHPSMHGVLRLIVTLDGEDVVDCEPILGYLHRGMEKIAENRTIIQYLPYVTRWDYLATMFTEAITVNGPEQLGNIQVPKRASYIRVIMLELSRIASHLLWLGPFMADIGAQTPFFYIFRERELVYDLFEAATGMRMMHNYFRIGGVAADLPYGWLDKCLDFCDYFLTGIVEYQKLITRNPIFLERVEGIGVIGGEEAINWGLSGPMLRASGIKWDLRKVDHYECYDEFDWEIQWQKEGDSLARYLVRISEMTESIKIIQQALEGIPGGPYENLEIRCFDRERDPEWNDFEYRFISKKPSPTFELPRQELYARMEAPKGELGIFLIGDQSGFPWRWKIRPPGFINLQILPQLVKRMKLADIMTILGSIDIIMGEVDR; encoded by the coding sequence ATGAATCTATCAGCTACAGAAAAAGACCTTATGATAGTCAATATGGGGCCTCACCACCCATCAATGCATGGTGTTCTTCGTCTCATCGTTACTCTAGATGGTGAAGATGTTGTTGACTGTGAACCAATATTAGGTTATTTACACAGAGGAATGGAAAAAATTGCGGAAAACCGAACAATTATACAATATTTGCCTTATGTAACGCGTTGGGATTATTTAGCCACTATGTTCACGGAAGCAATAACCGTAAATGGACCAGAACAGTTGGGGAATATTCAAGTCCCTAAAAGGGCCAGCTATATCAGAGTAATTATGTTGGAGTTGAGTCGTATAGCTTCTCATCTATTATGGCTTGGACCTTTTATGGCAGATATTGGTGCACAGACCCCCTTTTTCTATATTTTCAGAGAAAGAGAATTAGTATATGATCTATTCGAAGCTGCCACCGGTATGAGAATGATGCATAATTATTTTCGTATCGGAGGAGTGGCGGCCGATCTACCTTACGGCTGGCTAGATAAATGTTTGGATTTCTGTGATTATTTTTTAACAGGAATTGTTGAATATCAAAAACTTATTACGCGAAATCCTATTTTTTTAGAACGAGTTGAAGGGATAGGCGTTATTGGTGGAGAAGAAGCAATAAATTGGGGTTTATCCGGCCCAATGCTACGAGCATCTGGAATCAAATGGGATCTTCGGAAAGTTGATCATTATGAGTGTTACGACGAATTTGATTGGGAAATCCAGTGGCAAAAAGAAGGAGATTCATTAGCTCGTTATTTAGTCCGAATCAGTGAAATGACGGAATCTATAAAAATAATTCAACAGGCCCTGGAAGGAATTCCGGGTGGTCCCTATGAGAATTTAGAAATCCGATGCTTTGATCGAGAAAGGGATCCAGAATGGAATGATTTTGAATATCGATTCATTAGTAAAAAACCTTCTCCCACATTTGAATTACCGAGACAAGAACTTTATGCGAGAATGGAAGCCCCAAAGGGAGAATTAGGAATTTTTCTGATAGGGGATCAAAGCGGTTTTCCTTGGAGATGGAAAATTCGCCCGCCGGGTTTTATCAATTTGCAAATTCTTCCTCAGTTAGTTAAAAGAATGAAATTGGCTGATATTATGACGATACTAGGTAGCATAGATATCATTATGGGAGAAGTGGATCGTTGA
- the ndhD gene encoding NADH dehydrogenase subunit 4 (start codon may be formed as a result of RNA editing), with amino-acid sequence MNYFPWLTIIVFLPISAGSLLFFLPHKGNKLIKWYTICICILELLLTTYAFCYHFRLDDPLIQLAEDYKWINFFDFYWRLGIDGLSIGPILLTGFITTLATLAAWPVTRDSRLFHFLMLAMYSGQIGSFSSRDLLLFFIMWEFELIPVYLLLSMWGGKKRLYSATKFILYTAGGSVFLLIGVLGLGLYGSNEPTLNFETLANQSYPVALEIIFYIGFLIAFAVKSPIIPLHTWLPDTHGEAHYSTCMLLAGILLKMGAYGLVRINMELLPHAHSIFSPWLIIVGTMQIIYAASTSLGQRNLKKRIAYSSVSHMGFIIIGIGSITDTGLNGAILQIISHGFIGAALFFLAGTSYDRMRLVYLDEMGGMAVSIPKIFTMFSILSMASLALPGMSGFVAELIVFFGIITSQKYFLMPKILITFVMAIGMILTPIYSLSMSRQMFYGYKLFNAPSSYFFDSGPRELFVSISIFLPVIGIGIYPDFVLSLSGEKVETILYNYFYR; translated from the coding sequence ACGAATTATTTTCCTTGGTTAACAATAATTGTATTTTTACCAATATCTGCAGGTTCTTTACTTTTCTTTCTTCCTCATAAAGGAAATAAGCTAATTAAGTGGTATACAATATGTATATGCATTCTCGAACTCCTTCTAACAACCTATGCATTTTGTTATCATTTCCGATTGGACGATCCATTAATCCAGCTGGCGGAAGATTATAAATGGATAAATTTTTTTGATTTTTACTGGAGATTGGGAATAGATGGACTTTCTATAGGGCCCATTTTACTGACAGGATTTATCACCACTTTAGCGACTTTGGCGGCTTGGCCAGTTACTCGAGATTCGCGATTATTTCATTTCCTGATGCTAGCAATGTACAGTGGTCAAATAGGATCATTTTCTTCTCGAGACCTTTTACTTTTTTTCATCATGTGGGAGTTCGAATTAATTCCCGTTTATCTACTTCTATCCATGTGGGGGGGAAAGAAACGTCTGTACTCGGCTACAAAATTTATTTTGTACACCGCAGGGGGTTCCGTTTTTCTATTAATAGGAGTTTTGGGTCTCGGTTTATACGGTTCTAATGAACCAACATTAAATTTTGAAACATTAGCTAATCAATCATATCCTGTCGCACTGGAAATAATATTCTATATTGGATTTCTTATTGCTTTTGCTGTCAAATCGCCGATTATACCCTTACATACGTGGTTACCGGATACCCACGGGGAGGCCCATTACAGTACTTGTATGCTTCTAGCCGGAATTTTATTAAAAATGGGAGCATATGGATTAGTTCGGATCAATATGGAATTATTACCCCATGCGCATTCCATATTTTCTCCCTGGTTGATAATAGTGGGTACAATGCAAATAATTTATGCAGCTTCAACATCTCTTGGTCAACGGAATTTAAAAAAAAGAATAGCCTATTCCTCCGTATCTCATATGGGTTTCATAATTATAGGAATTGGTTCGATAACTGATACGGGACTCAACGGAGCTATTTTACAAATAATATCTCATGGCTTTATCGGTGCTGCACTTTTTTTCTTGGCAGGAACGAGTTATGATAGAATGCGTCTTGTTTATCTCGACGAAATGGGCGGAATGGCCGTTTCGATTCCCAAAATATTTACGATGTTCAGTATCTTATCCATGGCTTCTCTTGCATTACCGGGCATGAGTGGTTTTGTTGCAGAATTGATAGTCTTTTTTGGAATAATTACCAGCCAAAAATATTTTTTAATGCCAAAAATACTAATTACTTTCGTAATGGCAATTGGAATGATATTAACTCCTATTTATTCATTATCTATGTCACGTCAAATGTTCTATGGATACAAGCTATTTAATGCTCCAAGTTCTTATTTTTTTGATTCTGGACCACGAGAGTTATTTGTTTCGATCTCTATCTTTCTACCAGTAATAGGTATTGGTATTTATCCGGATTTCGTTCTCTCATTATCAGGTGAGAAAGTCGAAACTATTCTATATAATTATTTTTATAGATAG
- the rpl32 gene encoding ribosomal protein L32, translated as MAVPKKRTSTSKKRIRKNVWKKKGYWAALKAFSLAKSLSTGNSKSFFVRQINLE; from the coding sequence ATGGCAGTTCCAAAAAAACGTACTTCTACATCAAAAAAGCGTATTCGAAAAAATGTTTGGAAAAAGAAAGGATATTGGGCGGCCTTGAAAGCTTTTTCATTAGCCAAATCTCTTTCTACGGGGAATTCAAAAAGTTTTTTTGTACGCCAAATAAATTTGGAGTAA
- the ndhI gene encoding NADH dehydrogenase subunit I codes for MFPMVTGFMNYGHQTVRAARYIGQGFMITLSHANRLPVTIQYPYEKLITSERFRGRIHFEFDKCIACEVCVRVCPIDLPVVDWKFETDIRKKRLLNYSIDFGICIFCGNCVEYCPTNCLSMTEEYELSTYDRHELNYNQIALGRLPMSVIDDYTIRTVLNSIQRKTQ; via the coding sequence ATGTTCCCTATGGTAACTGGGTTCATGAATTATGGCCACCAAACAGTCCGAGCAGCAAGGTACATTGGTCAAGGTTTCATGATTACCTTATCCCACGCAAATCGTTTACCCGTAACTATTCAATATCCTTATGAAAAATTAATCACATCAGAGCGTTTCCGCGGACGAATCCATTTTGAATTTGATAAATGCATTGCTTGTGAAGTATGTGTTCGTGTATGCCCTATAGATCTACCCGTTGTTGATTGGAAATTTGAAACGGATATTCGAAAAAAACGATTGCTTAATTACAGTATTGATTTCGGAATTTGTATATTTTGTGGTAACTGCGTTGAGTATTGTCCAACAAATTGTTTATCAATGACTGAAGAATATGAACTTTCTACTTACGACCGTCACGAATTGAATTATAATCAAATTGCTTTGGGCCGTTTACCAATGTCAGTAATTGACGATTATACAATTCGAACAGTTTTGAATTCAATTCAAAGAAAAACTCAGTAA
- the ndhA gene encoding NADH dehydrogenase subunit 1 yields MIIYTTEVEDINSFYTLESLKEVYGIIWMLVPILTLVLGITIGVLVIVWLEREISAGIQQRIGPEYAGPLGILQALADGTKLLFKENILPSRGNTRLFSIGPAIAVISILLSFSVIPFSSRLILADLNIGIFLWIAISSIAPVGLLMSGYGSNNKYSFLGGLRAAAQSISYEIPLTLCVLSISLLSNSSSTVDIVEAQSKYGFWGWNLWRQPIGFIVFLISSLAECERLPFDLPEAEEELVAGYQTEYSGIKFGLFYVASYLNLLLSSLFVTVLYLGGWNISIPYVFAPELFEINKINGIIGTTIGIFITLAKTYLFLFISIATRWTLPRLRMDQLLNLGWKFLLPISLGNLLLTTSFQLLSL; encoded by the exons ATGATAATTTATACGACAGAAGTAGAAGATATCAATTCCTTTTACACATTGGAATCTTTAAAAGAGGTCTATGGGATCATATGGATGTTGGTCCCTATTTTGACTCTTGTATTGGGAATCACAATAGGTGTACTAGTAATTGTATGGTTAGAAAGAGAAATATCTGCAGGAATACAACAACGTATTGGGCCTGAATATGCCGGTCCTTTGGGCATTCTTCAAGCGCTAGCAGATGGAACAAAACTGCTTTTCAAAGAAAATATTCTTCCATCTAGAGGCAATACTCGTTTATTTAGTATTGGACCGGCTATAGCAGTCATATCAATTTTACTAAGTTTTTCAGTAATTCCTTTTAGCTCTCGCCTTATTTTAGCCGATCTCAATATCGGTATTTTTTTATGGATTGCCATTTCAAGTATTGCTCCCGTTGGACTTCTTATGTCAGGATACGGATCAAATAATAAATATTCCTTTTTAGGTGGTCTGCGAGCTGCTGCTCAATCGATTAGTTATGAAATACCATTAACTCTATGTGTTTTATCAATATCTCTA TTATCTAACAGTTCAAGTACAGTTGATATAGTTGAGGCGCAATCAAAATATGGTTTTTGGGGATGGAATTTGTGGCGTCAGCCAATAGGGTTTATCGTTTTTCTAATTTCTTCTCTAGCGGAATGCGAGAGATTACCTTTTGATTTACCAGAAGCGGAGGAAGAATTAGTAGCAGGGTATCAAACCGAATATTCAGGTATCAAATTTGGTTTATTTTACGTTGCTTCCTATCTAAATCTATTACTTTCTTCGTTATTTGTAACAGTTCTTTACTTGGGGGGTTGGAATATTTCCATTCCGTACGTATTCGCCCCTGAGCTATTTGAAATAAATAAAATAAATGGAATCATTGGAACGACAATTGGTATCTTTATTACATTAGCTAAAACTTATTTGTTTTTGTTTATTTCTATCGCAACACGATGGACTTTACCTAGGTTAAGAATGGACCAATTATTAAATCTCGGGTGGAAATTTCTTTTACCCATTTCTCTCGGTAATCTATTATTAACAACTTCTTTCCAACTTCTTTCACTGTAA
- the ndhE gene encoding NADH dehydrogenase subunit 4L: MMLEHILVLSAYLFSIGIYGLITSRNMVRALMCLELILNAVNINFVTFSDFFDSRQLKGNIFSIFVIAIAAAEAAIGSAIVSSIYRNRKSTRINQSTLLNK, encoded by the coding sequence ATGATGCTCGAACATATACTTGTTTTGAGTGCCTATTTATTTTCTATCGGTATTTATGGATTGATCACGAGTCGAAATATGGTTAGGGCCCTTATGTGTCTTGAACTTATACTGAATGCGGTTAATATAAATTTTGTAACATTTTCTGATTTTTTTGATAGTCGGCAATTAAAGGGAAATATTTTCTCAATTTTTGTTATAGCTATTGCAGCCGCTGAAGCAGCTATTGGATCAGCTATTGTGTCCTCGATTTATCGTAACAGAAAATCAACGCGTATCAATCAATCAACTTTGTTGAATAAGTAA
- the ndhG gene encoding NADH dehydrogenase subunit 6: MDLPGPIHDFLLVFLGSGLILGGLGVVLLTNPIYSAFSLGLVLVCISLFYILSNSHFVAAAQLLIYVGAINVLILFAVMFMNGSEYYKDFNLWTIGNGLTSLVCTSILVSLITTILDTSWYGIIWTTRSNQIIEQDLISNSQQIGIHLATDFFLPFEFISIILLVALIGAIAVARQ; the protein is encoded by the coding sequence ATGGATTTGCCTGGACCAATACACGATTTTCTTTTAGTTTTTCTGGGATCGGGTCTTATATTAGGAGGCCTGGGAGTGGTATTACTTACCAATCCAATTTATTCTGCCTTTTCATTGGGATTGGTTCTTGTTTGTATATCCTTATTTTATATTCTCTCAAATTCTCATTTTGTAGCTGCTGCCCAGCTCCTTATTTATGTGGGAGCCATAAATGTTTTAATCCTATTTGCTGTGATGTTCATGAATGGTTCAGAATATTATAAAGATTTTAATCTGTGGACCATTGGGAATGGCCTTACTTCGTTGGTTTGTACAAGTATTCTTGTTTCGCTAATTACTACTATATTAGATACATCATGGTACGGGATTATTTGGACTACAAGATCAAATCAAATTATAGAACAAGATTTGATAAGTAATAGTCAACAAATTGGAATTCATTTAGCAACCGATTTTTTTCTTCCATTTGAATTCATTTCAATAATTCTTTTAGTTGCTTTGATAGGTGCAATTGCTGTGGCTCGTCAGTAA